In one Drosophila pseudoobscura strain MV-25-SWS-2005 chromosome X, UCI_Dpse_MV25, whole genome shotgun sequence genomic region, the following are encoded:
- the LOC6901511 gene encoding uncharacterized protein: MPFFRELNYEQRQALEEWLKKYEVELNFRTRNEFSDAFAVAKLFDKVHPGLVDFRCYLARSSVALKKQNWHIFNIRTLKRMNMGLSQRDLYRLARGGGWALETLLYKLMMTDVPPRVEGGEEGTLQESRD, from the coding sequence ATGCCTTTCTTTCGTGAATTGAACTACGAGCAACGCCAGGCACTAGAGGAATGGTTAAAGAAATATGAGGTGGAGCTGAATTTTCGCACGCGCAACGAATTCAGCGACGCCTTCGCGGTGGCAAAACTCTTCGACAAGGTGCACCCCGGACTCGTGGACTTCAGGTGCTATTTGGCCCGCAGCAGCGTGGCGCTGAAGAAACAAAACTGGCATATATTCAACATAAGGACTTTGAAGCGTATGAATATGGGCCTGAGCCAACGGGACCTCTACAGACTGGCCCGCGGCGGCGGATGGGCCCTCGAGACGCTGCTCTACAAGCTGATGATGACCGATGTGCCGCCGAGGGTCGAGGGCGGGGAGGAGGGGACACTCCAAGAGAGCAGAGATTAA